One Streptomyces sp. V4I8 genomic window carries:
- a CDS encoding lipid II:glycine glycyltransferase FemX produces the protein MTSLFVREIPRAEHLAQLRRYPDTSHLQIPEWGDVKPDWLPESVGWFEDGELVATALVLYRPLPGTRRFLAYLPDGPAIDWRTPRLERWLDPLVAHLKRIGAFSVRIGPPLVVRHWEAATVAAGIADPDVRHLRELPPDGIDGYALDAAERLRRLGWRRCEEDEGSGFGLGQPRYGCEIPLAGRSVDELRGALAPHWEQSLRTAEAAGVRVSWGSAADLPEFHRLYAATAAHDGFKARPLDYFRRMWAALNAEDDDRLRLYVAEYDGEVLSAALMISVGSRVWHSYAASGRRGRELRPSSALLWRMLGDARAAGAETYDLRSITPTLTEDRLRGRLLFKTGAGGRAVESLGEWELPVGSQGKVLQRALGVYLGRR, from the coding sequence ATGACCAGCCTGTTCGTGCGGGAGATACCGCGCGCGGAGCACCTCGCCCAGCTGCGGCGGTATCCCGACACGAGCCATCTCCAGATCCCCGAGTGGGGCGATGTGAAGCCCGACTGGCTGCCGGAGAGCGTGGGCTGGTTCGAGGACGGGGAACTGGTCGCCACTGCGCTCGTCCTGTACCGGCCGCTGCCCGGGACCAGGCGTTTCCTGGCCTACCTGCCCGACGGCCCGGCGATCGACTGGCGTACGCCGCGCCTGGAGCGGTGGCTGGACCCGCTCGTCGCCCATCTGAAGCGGATCGGGGCGTTCTCGGTCCGGATCGGCCCGCCCCTCGTCGTACGTCACTGGGAGGCGGCCACCGTGGCGGCGGGCATCGCCGACCCCGACGTACGTCATCTTCGCGAGCTGCCCCCGGACGGCATCGACGGATACGCGCTCGACGCCGCGGAGCGGCTGCGGCGGCTCGGGTGGCGGCGGTGCGAGGAGGACGAGGGGAGCGGTTTCGGCCTCGGCCAGCCGCGCTACGGCTGTGAGATCCCGTTGGCGGGGCGCTCGGTCGACGAGCTGCGCGGCGCCCTCGCCCCGCACTGGGAGCAGTCCCTGCGCACGGCCGAGGCGGCCGGCGTCCGTGTCTCGTGGGGCTCGGCCGCCGACCTGCCCGAGTTCCACCGCCTGTACGCCGCGACCGCCGCGCACGACGGCTTCAAGGCCCGCCCGCTGGACTACTTCCGGCGCATGTGGGCGGCCCTGAACGCCGAGGACGACGACCGGCTGCGCCTCTACGTCGCCGAGTACGACGGCGAGGTGCTCTCCGCGGCGCTCATGATCAGTGTCGGCTCGCGCGTGTGGCACTCGTACGCCGCGTCCGGCCGCCGGGGGCGCGAACTGCGGCCCAGCAGCGCGCTGTTGTGGCGGATGCTGGGGGACGCGCGAGCCGCGGGCGCCGAGACCTATGACCTGCGCTCCATCACCCCCACCCTCACCGAGGACCGTCTGCGCGGCCGGCTCCTGTTCAAGACGGGGGCGGGGGGCCGGGCGGTGGAGTCCCTCGGGGAGTGGGAGCTGCCGGTGGGGAGCCAGGGGAAGGTGCTGCAGCGGGCGTTGGGGGTCTATCTCGGGCGGCGGTGA
- a CDS encoding peptidoglycan recognition protein encodes MLVLLGCLPGLAAVLALALCASGVERVVAASARPAAARPAASHQAARPPIVPRSAWLDDDTRRAQPAPRYDDRVVAVFVHHTDSPNGYDCADVPRIIRYVYAGQTGSRDWDDIGYNFLVDRCGTIYEGRAGGIDRPVTGAHTQGFNHRTTGIAAIGTFTAGVPVPKAMTDSIAALAAWKLGLSDTDPRARIRLTSSNSHSRYASGTTTTLPAVAGHNEGYMTSCPGAALTARLPEIRAMAARLQGRR; translated from the coding sequence CTGCTCGTGCTGCTCGGCTGTCTCCCCGGCCTCGCCGCCGTCCTCGCGCTGGCGTTGTGCGCGAGCGGGGTCGAACGTGTGGTCGCGGCGTCCGCGCGGCCGGCCGCGGCGCGTCCCGCGGCCTCGCACCAGGCGGCCCGACCGCCCATCGTTCCGAGGTCGGCCTGGCTGGACGACGACACGCGGCGTGCCCAGCCGGCGCCGCGCTACGACGACCGGGTCGTCGCCGTCTTCGTGCACCACACCGACTCGCCCAACGGCTACGACTGCGCCGATGTGCCCCGCATCATCCGGTACGTGTACGCGGGCCAGACCGGCTCCCGCGACTGGGACGACATCGGCTACAACTTCCTCGTCGACCGCTGCGGCACCATCTACGAGGGCCGCGCGGGCGGCATCGACCGCCCGGTCACCGGCGCCCACACCCAGGGCTTCAACCACCGCACCACCGGCATCGCCGCCATCGGCACCTTCACGGCCGGGGTGCCGGTGCCGAAGGCGATGACCGACTCGATCGCCGCGCTCGCCGCGTGGAAGCTCGGGCTCTCCGACACGGACCCCCGCGCGAGGATCCGGCTGACCTCCAGCAACAGCCACAGCCGCTACGCCTCCGGCACCACCACCACGCTCCCGGCCGTCGCCGGCCACAACGAGGGCTACATGACGAGCTGCCCGGGCGCGGCCCTCACCGCCCGCCTCCCGGAGATCAGGGCCATGGCCGCCCGCCTGCAGGGCAGACGCTGA
- a CDS encoding MarP family serine protease — MDLLDILLLLVILAYAASGYRRGLVAGCVSLAGFVGGAVIGVWILPWMMDLVAPGTTAATVTAVLTVLVPAVVVHELAGRLALRLRRELDRGPLRVADGVGGAVANSVAVLIVSWVAASVLAASSSPLLTSAIRDSRLLGTVQDAMPDTTPAWFSRATTALTEAGFPQVFNPFENESTAEVAKPSGDSVTAAATNAAKLSTVKIEGVSGTQGREGSGFVYAPQHVMTNAHVVAGIDEPGVRIGGVGQSYESRVVLFDPQRDVAVLYVPDLRAPVLRFDDDATRGDSAVVAGYPEDGDLNLQAATVANRVRATGQNIYNDSTVTREIYSIRSTVRPGNSGGPLLTTDGKVFGVVFARSTSDAETGYVLTAAEVASDAKRAANATAPVDTGDLVTT, encoded by the coding sequence GTGGACCTGCTCGACATCCTGCTGTTGCTGGTGATCCTGGCCTACGCGGCGTCCGGCTACCGGCGCGGACTGGTGGCCGGCTGCGTCTCGCTGGCCGGTTTCGTGGGCGGCGCGGTGATCGGCGTATGGATCCTGCCGTGGATGATGGACCTGGTCGCGCCGGGGACGACAGCGGCGACCGTGACCGCGGTGCTCACGGTGCTGGTCCCGGCCGTGGTGGTCCACGAGCTGGCGGGGCGGCTGGCGCTACGCCTGCGCCGGGAGCTGGACCGGGGGCCGCTCAGGGTGGCCGACGGGGTCGGCGGTGCCGTCGCCAACTCGGTGGCCGTGCTGATCGTGTCCTGGGTGGCCGCGAGTGTCCTCGCCGCCTCCTCCTCTCCCCTGCTCACCTCCGCGATCCGGGACTCGCGGCTGCTCGGGACCGTGCAGGACGCCATGCCGGACACGACACCGGCCTGGTTCTCGCGGGCCACCACCGCACTCACCGAGGCGGGCTTCCCGCAGGTCTTCAACCCGTTCGAGAACGAGTCGACCGCCGAGGTCGCCAAGCCCTCCGGCGACAGCGTCACGGCCGCCGCGACGAACGCCGCCAAGCTCAGTACCGTCAAGATCGAGGGCGTTTCCGGCACCCAGGGCCGCGAGGGCAGCGGCTTCGTCTACGCCCCGCAGCACGTGATGACCAACGCCCATGTGGTGGCCGGCATCGACGAACCCGGCGTCCGGATCGGCGGCGTCGGGCAGTCGTACGAGTCGAGGGTGGTGCTCTTCGACCCGCAGCGGGACGTCGCCGTGCTGTACGTCCCCGATCTGCGCGCCCCCGTCCTCCGGTTCGACGACGATGCCACGCGCGGCGACTCGGCGGTCGTGGCCGGCTATCCGGAGGACGGTGATCTCAACCTCCAGGCGGCGACGGTCGCGAACCGCGTGCGGGCGACCGGCCAGAACATCTACAACGACTCGACCGTCACCCGAGAGATCTACTCGATCCGCTCCACCGTCCGCCCCGGCAACTCCGGCGGCCCCCTGCTGACCACCGACGGCAAGGTGTTCGGCGTCGTCTTCGCCCGCTCCACCTCCGACGCCGAGACGGGCTACGTCCTGACGGCGGCCGAGGTCGCCTCCGACGCGAAGCGCGCGGCGAACGCCACGGCCCCGGTGGACACGGGAGATCTCGTCACTACATGA
- a CDS encoding N-acetyltransferase family protein — MSDSYAPRIRAALPDDEEELSHLDRVTWSPLHAVMPQPQPPYPPFFTDRHAPGDHLVAELNRRIVGYVRLGFPTPLACNAHVRQIQGLAVADEVRGRGVGRALIRAAVEETRRRGARRLTLRVLAHNTPARKLYESEGFVVEGVLPEEFFLDGAYVDDVFMGRGL, encoded by the coding sequence ATGTCCGATTCGTACGCACCCCGTATACGCGCCGCCCTGCCCGACGACGAGGAGGAGCTCTCCCACCTCGACCGTGTCACATGGTCACCGCTGCACGCGGTCATGCCGCAACCGCAGCCGCCCTACCCGCCGTTCTTCACCGACCGCCACGCCCCCGGGGACCATCTGGTGGCGGAGCTGAACCGCCGCATCGTCGGCTACGTCCGTCTGGGCTTCCCCACTCCGCTGGCCTGCAACGCCCACGTCCGGCAGATCCAGGGTCTCGCCGTCGCCGACGAGGTCCGCGGCCGGGGTGTCGGCCGGGCGCTGATCCGGGCGGCCGTCGAGGAGACGCGGCGCAGGGGTGCCCGTCGACTCACCCTGCGCGTCCTCGCCCACAACACACCGGCCCGCAAGCTGTACGAGTCGGAGGGGTTCGTGGTGGAGGGGGTACTGCCGGAGGAGTTCTTCCTGGACGGGGCCTATGTGGACGACGTGTTCATGGGGCGCGGTCTCTGA
- a CDS encoding TIGR01777 family oxidoreductase, whose protein sequence is MELSRIAVAGSSGLIGGALVRSLVADGHEVVRLVRRAPRSADEVRWDPERQYVDAAGLAGCDVVVNLAGANVGSRRWTEAYKAKLRSGRVLGTAALAEAMASLDEPPRVFVNGSAIGYYGETGERTVDESAPPGEGFLPSLVAEWEGAAAPAQEAGIRTVFPRTGLVVARQGGAWGRLFPLFRAGLGGRMGDGRQYWSFVSLHDEVAAIRHLIDTDGLSGPFNVTAPTPLTNREITEVMGRVLHRPTLFAVPAPVLRTVLGEMAGDVLGSQRVLPKRLLESGFTFAFPEIEGAIRAAME, encoded by the coding sequence ATGGAACTTTCAAGAATCGCGGTGGCCGGCTCCTCCGGGCTGATCGGCGGCGCCCTGGTGCGGTCCCTGGTCGCGGACGGGCACGAGGTGGTGCGCCTGGTGCGGCGCGCGCCCCGCTCGGCGGACGAGGTCCGCTGGGACCCCGAGCGGCAGTACGTGGACGCGGCCGGGCTCGCGGGGTGCGACGTCGTGGTCAATCTCGCCGGGGCGAACGTGGGCTCGCGGCGCTGGACGGAGGCGTACAAGGCGAAGCTCCGGAGTGGCCGGGTGCTGGGCACTGCGGCCCTCGCCGAGGCGATGGCCTCGCTGGACGAGCCGCCGCGGGTCTTCGTGAACGGCAGCGCGATCGGCTACTACGGCGAGACCGGCGAGCGGACCGTCGACGAGAGCGCCCCGCCCGGGGAGGGCTTCCTGCCCTCGCTGGTCGCGGAGTGGGAAGGTGCGGCGGCACCCGCGCAGGAGGCGGGCATCCGGACGGTGTTCCCGCGCACGGGACTGGTGGTGGCCCGGCAGGGCGGGGCCTGGGGACGGCTGTTCCCGCTGTTCAGGGCCGGGCTGGGCGGGCGGATGGGAGACGGGCGCCAGTACTGGTCGTTCGTCTCGCTGCACGACGAGGTGGCCGCGATCCGGCATCTGATCGACACCGACGGCCTGTCGGGGCCGTTCAATGTGACCGCTCCGACACCGCTGACGAACCGTGAGATCACCGAGGTCATGGGGCGTGTGCTGCACCGGCCGACCCTCTTCGCGGTCCCGGCGCCCGTGCTGCGGACCGTCCTCGGCGAGATGGCCGGGGATGTGCTGGGCAGCCAACGGGTGCTGCCGAAGCGGCTGCTGGAGTCGGGCTTCACCTTCGCGTTCCCGGAGATCGAGGGCGCGATCCGGGCGGCCATGGAGTAG
- a CDS encoding NAD(P)/FAD-dependent oxidoreductase yields the protein MLEPAYQADVVIVGAGVAGLSAAHRLTSAGVRTAVLETAPWVGGRMSTEKIDGFRLDRIGQLLSTSYPELRLTPGLDALALRRFAPGVLLHSDGRRQRAGAFAKPRSARGALHAVRALASAPRAASVRGIPGQSTLPRVRASAPLGTAVDQARLGAALARLATAPVERLLARPELPAAQALAERGVPARTIDGFLRPLLAALLCDPELTTSSRCADLALRAFASGRLCVPEGGADALPELLARALPPGTVHTGVRVTSIATTSVTTAEHGEIRCRAVLLATDARTAAELLPGLRVPDFHPVTVVHHTTDEPPTTGASLLLDADRGGPVAHTAVISQVDPTRAPAGRALVSSTVLGTPPPDIDTAVRMHLSRLYGTSTNRWETLAVHHTPEAVPAMRAPHDLRRPVRLLAGLYVCGDHRDTSTVQGALHSAHRAAAAILADLGAAGSLHRAEPLRAAA from the coding sequence GTGCTTGAGCCCGCGTACCAGGCGGACGTCGTCATCGTGGGAGCCGGGGTCGCCGGACTCTCCGCGGCGCATCGACTGACCAGCGCAGGAGTGAGGACCGCAGTCCTGGAGACCGCCCCTTGGGTGGGCGGCCGCATGTCGACCGAGAAGATCGACGGGTTCCGGCTCGACCGGATCGGACAGCTTCTGTCGACGTCGTATCCGGAACTACGTCTGACACCCGGCCTCGACGCGCTCGCGCTGCGCCGCTTCGCGCCGGGCGTACTGCTGCACAGCGACGGGCGCCGGCAGCGCGCGGGCGCGTTCGCCAAGCCACGGAGCGCGAGGGGCGCACTCCACGCGGTGCGCGCCCTGGCGAGCGCCCCTCGGGCCGCGTCCGTGCGGGGCATCCCCGGGCAGTCGACCCTGCCGAGGGTACGCGCGAGCGCCCCGCTGGGTACCGCCGTCGACCAGGCCCGGCTCGGCGCCGCACTCGCCCGCCTCGCGACCGCGCCCGTCGAACGGCTGCTGGCCCGCCCGGAGTTGCCGGCCGCGCAGGCCCTCGCCGAGCGGGGTGTTCCCGCGCGGACGATCGACGGCTTCCTGCGACCGCTGCTCGCCGCGCTGCTGTGCGACCCGGAGTTGACGACGTCCAGCCGGTGCGCGGATCTCGCGCTGCGCGCCTTCGCGAGCGGGCGCCTGTGCGTACCCGAGGGCGGCGCCGACGCCCTGCCGGAGCTGCTCGCACGGGCGTTGCCACCGGGCACCGTGCACACCGGTGTGCGGGTGACCTCAATCGCCACGACATCGGTGACCACGGCGGAGCACGGCGAGATACGGTGCCGGGCCGTCCTGCTGGCGACGGACGCGCGGACCGCCGCCGAGCTGCTGCCGGGCCTGCGCGTACCGGACTTCCACCCGGTGACGGTCGTCCACCACACAACCGACGAACCGCCGACGACCGGCGCCTCGTTGCTGCTCGACGCCGACCGGGGCGGCCCGGTCGCGCACACGGCTGTGATCAGCCAGGTCGACCCGACCCGCGCCCCGGCGGGCCGGGCCCTCGTCTCCTCGACGGTGCTCGGCACACCGCCGCCCGACATCGACACAGCCGTACGCATGCACCTGTCCCGCCTCTACGGCACCTCCACGAACCGCTGGGAGACCCTCGCCGTCCACCACACCCCGGAGGCCGTCCCCGCGATGCGCGCCCCCCACGACCTGCGCCGCCCGGTGCGCCTCCTGGCGGGCCTGTACGTCTGCGGCGACCACCGCGACACCAGCACGGTCCAGGGCGCCCTGCATTCGGCCCACAGGGCAGCGGCGGCGATCTTGGCGGACCTGGGGGCGGCGGGGTCCTTGCACCGGGCGGAACCGCTAAGGGCGGCGGCGTAG
- a CDS encoding regulator, with product MTERPAQRTPNRQLAALIAEAGFSNAGLARRVDQLGLEHGLDLRYDKTSVTRWLRGQQPRGTTPALIAEVFTRRLGRRLSAQDLGLDACAPVYAGLEFAATPEEAVDIVSGLWRKDSGSHAELRKIAFTPAGLVVPSRDWLIGRADEKVARGEPIARIPVQGRPTAVPRQRSQGERGPGQKVTGGDIAALRSVGELFRSLDDMYGGGHARQALVRYLEHECEPMLRGTYGEQTGRRLFAAAADLTRLAGWTSYDIAAHGLAQRYFVQSLRLAQAAGDRAFGSYVLVTMSRQAVYLAHGREAVQLARVAQQGVGTSAPPVVQALLHACEARGHGVLGEVRACTASLVRAERALEAARPGDDVPHWARLFDEAQLADEFGHCHRDLQQFRAAAQHAERSLQLRAPAFARSRLFCRVVLASARLGLGELDQACALGAEAAGAAAEMRSVRAVEYVRDFERRLEPYRDAAPVRGYRDKVAALG from the coding sequence ATGACGGAACGACCCGCGCAGCGCACTCCCAACCGCCAGCTCGCCGCGCTCATTGCAGAAGCGGGATTCTCCAACGCGGGTCTCGCCCGCCGGGTGGACCAGCTCGGCCTCGAACACGGGCTTGATCTCAGATACGACAAGACCTCGGTCACACGCTGGCTGCGCGGCCAGCAGCCACGCGGTACGACACCGGCCCTCATCGCCGAGGTCTTCACGCGCCGCCTCGGCCGCCGGCTCTCCGCCCAGGACCTCGGCCTCGACGCCTGCGCGCCCGTGTACGCGGGCCTGGAGTTCGCCGCCACCCCCGAGGAGGCCGTCGACATCGTCAGCGGCCTGTGGCGCAAGGACTCCGGCAGCCACGCCGAGCTGCGCAAGATCGCCTTCACCCCGGCCGGGCTCGTCGTGCCCAGCCGGGACTGGCTGATCGGCCGCGCCGACGAGAAGGTCGCCCGGGGCGAGCCGATCGCCCGCATCCCCGTCCAGGGCCGCCCCACGGCCGTACCGCGCCAGCGCAGCCAGGGCGAGCGCGGCCCCGGCCAGAAGGTCACCGGCGGCGACATCGCCGCGCTGCGGTCGGTCGGCGAGCTGTTCCGCTCCCTGGACGACATGTACGGCGGCGGCCACGCCCGCCAGGCCCTCGTGCGCTACCTGGAGCACGAGTGCGAGCCGATGCTGCGCGGCACCTACGGCGAGCAGACCGGCCGCCGCCTGTTCGCCGCCGCCGCGGACCTCACGAGGCTCGCGGGCTGGACGTCGTACGACATCGCGGCGCACGGGCTCGCCCAGCGGTACTTCGTGCAGTCGCTGCGGCTCGCGCAGGCGGCCGGGGACCGGGCCTTCGGCTCCTACGTCCTGGTCACCATGAGCCGCCAGGCCGTCTACCTCGCCCATGGCCGCGAGGCCGTCCAGCTCGCGCGCGTGGCCCAGCAGGGCGTGGGCACCAGCGCGCCGCCGGTCGTGCAGGCCCTGCTGCACGCGTGCGAGGCGCGCGGACACGGCGTACTCGGCGAGGTGCGCGCCTGTACGGCCTCCCTCGTCCGGGCCGAACGCGCCCTCGAAGCGGCTCGCCCCGGCGATGACGTGCCGCACTGGGCGCGGCTCTTCGACGAGGCGCAGCTCGCCGACGAGTTCGGGCACTGCCACCGGGATCTGCAGCAGTTCCGGGCGGCGGCGCAGCATGCGGAGCGGTCGCTGCAGCTGCGTGCGCCCGCGTTCGCCCGCAGCCGGCTGTTCTGCCGGGTCGTCCTCGCCTCCGCCCGGCTGGGGCTCGGTGAGCTCGATCAGGCCTGTGCGTTGGGGGCGGAGGCGGCGGGTGCCGCCGCGGAGATGCGGTCGGTGCGGGCGGTCGAGTACGTCCGGGACTTCGAGCGTCGGTTGGAGCCGTATCGGGATGCGGCTCCTGTGCGGGGGTATCGCGACAAGGTGGCTGCGCTGGGGTAG
- the lipB gene encoding lipoyl(octanoyl) transferase LipB, producing MSELRFVRMGFGPDAVEYQEAWDEQRRVHAARFEDELPDTVLLLEHPPVYTAGRRTADNERPLDGTPVIDVDRGGKITWHGPGQLVGYPIQKLPRPVDVVAHVRRLEDALIRTCADFGLETTRVEGRSGVWVLGDPVEQRPALGGLSLDFDPRLTDEEFDPRLNGPEYAPSNAGQRREDRKIAAIGIRVAKGVTMHGFSLNVNPDNKWFDRIIPCGIRDAGVASLASELGRDVTIDEVLPVVERHLKDVLENAELKPREIEKTPAG from the coding sequence GTGAGTGAGTTGCGGTTCGTTCGTATGGGGTTCGGCCCGGACGCCGTCGAGTACCAGGAGGCGTGGGACGAGCAGCGCCGGGTGCACGCGGCGCGGTTCGAGGACGAGCTCCCCGACACGGTCCTGCTGCTCGAACACCCGCCGGTGTACACGGCCGGCCGGCGCACGGCGGACAACGAGCGGCCCCTGGACGGCACGCCGGTCATCGACGTGGACCGCGGCGGCAAGATCACCTGGCACGGCCCGGGCCAGCTGGTCGGCTACCCGATCCAGAAGCTGCCCCGCCCCGTGGACGTCGTGGCGCACGTACGGCGGCTGGAGGACGCCCTGATCCGCACCTGCGCGGACTTCGGCCTGGAGACGACCCGGGTCGAGGGGCGCAGCGGCGTATGGGTGCTCGGCGACCCGGTGGAGCAGCGTCCGGCGCTCGGCGGGCTGTCCCTGGACTTCGACCCCCGCCTCACCGACGAGGAGTTCGACCCCCGTCTGAACGGCCCCGAGTACGCCCCGTCCAACGCCGGCCAGCGGCGCGAGGACCGCAAGATCGCGGCGATCGGGATCCGGGTCGCCAAGGGCGTGACCATGCACGGCTTCTCGCTGAACGTGAACCCGGACAACAAGTGGTTCGACAGGATCATCCCGTGCGGGATCCGGGACGCGGGCGTCGCCTCACTGGCGAGCGAGCTCGGCCGGGACGTCACGATCGACGAGGTGCTGCCGGTCGTCGAGCGGCACCTGAAGGACGTACTGGAGAACGCGGAGCTGAAGCCGCGGGAGATCGAGAAGACCCCGGCCGGGTGA
- the lipA gene encoding lipoyl synthase, whose product MSAVSPDGRKMLRLEVRNSQTPIERKPEWIKTRAKMGPEYTKMQNLVKSEGLHTVCQEAGCPNIYECWEDREATFLIGGDQCTRRCDFCQIDTGKPEALDRDEPRRVGESVVTMDLNYATITGVARDDLPDGGAWLYAETVRQIHQQTAEREAGRTKVELLAPDFNAVPELLQEVFASRPEVFAHNVETVPRIFKRIRPGFRYERSLKVITEARDYGLVTKSNLILGMGETREEISEALQQLHDAGCELVTITQYLRPSVRHHPVERWVKPQEFVELKQEADEIGFSGVMSGPLVRSSYRAGRLYQMAIEKRGSYVASQAV is encoded by the coding sequence GTGTCCGCAGTCTCACCCGACGGACGCAAGATGCTGCGCCTGGAGGTCCGCAACAGCCAGACCCCCATCGAGCGCAAGCCCGAGTGGATCAAGACCCGGGCGAAAATGGGCCCCGAGTACACGAAGATGCAGAACCTCGTGAAGAGCGAGGGCCTGCACACGGTCTGCCAGGAAGCCGGCTGCCCGAACATCTACGAGTGCTGGGAGGACCGCGAGGCGACCTTCCTCATCGGCGGCGACCAGTGCACCCGGCGCTGCGACTTCTGCCAGATCGACACCGGCAAGCCCGAGGCGCTCGACCGTGACGAGCCGCGGCGCGTCGGCGAGTCCGTGGTCACCATGGACCTGAACTACGCCACCATCACCGGCGTAGCCCGCGACGACCTCCCGGACGGCGGCGCCTGGCTGTACGCGGAGACGGTCCGCCAGATCCACCAGCAGACGGCGGAGCGCGAGGCCGGCCGCACCAAGGTCGAGCTGCTCGCCCCGGACTTCAACGCCGTGCCGGAGCTGCTCCAGGAGGTCTTCGCCTCCCGCCCCGAGGTCTTCGCGCACAACGTCGAGACGGTGCCCCGGATCTTCAAGCGCATCCGCCCCGGCTTCCGCTACGAGCGCTCCCTGAAGGTCATCACCGAGGCCCGCGACTACGGCCTGGTCACCAAGTCCAACCTCATCCTCGGCATGGGCGAGACCCGCGAGGAGATCAGCGAGGCGCTCCAGCAGCTGCACGACGCGGGCTGCGAGCTGGTGACCATCACGCAGTACCTGCGCCCCTCCGTGCGCCACCACCCCGTGGAGCGCTGGGTCAAGCCGCAGGAGTTCGTGGAGCTGAAGCAGGAGGCCGACGAGATCGGCTTCTCGGGCGTCATGTCCGGGCCCCTGGTGCGCTCCTCGTACCGCGCCGGACGGCTCTACCAGATGGCGATCGAGAAGCGGGGTTCCTACGTCGCCTCACAGGCCGTCTGA
- a CDS encoding DUF4191 domain-containing protein, which yields MARKDTAADAANPGRLKQIALTYKMTRRADKKIGLVLAAVGIVTFGVFLAVGFLIGHPIYLGILGLLLAFLASAIVFGRRAERAAFGQMEGQPGAAAAVLDNIGRGWSTTPAVAMNRSQDVVHRAVGKAGIVLVAEGNPNRVKSLLAAEKKKMNRIVADVPVHDLIVGVGEGQVELKKLRTTMLKLPRVLTGPQVTATNDRLKAMGDLMSNMPLPKGPMPKGMKLPKGGPKAR from the coding sequence ATGGCGAGGAAGGACACGGCAGCGGACGCTGCGAACCCCGGGCGACTCAAGCAGATCGCTCTGACCTACAAGATGACTCGCAGGGCCGACAAGAAGATCGGTCTTGTACTCGCGGCTGTCGGAATCGTCACCTTCGGTGTCTTCCTCGCGGTCGGTTTCTTGATCGGTCACCCCATCTATCTCGGCATCCTGGGCCTGCTGCTCGCCTTCCTCGCGTCGGCGATCGTGTTCGGGCGCCGGGCCGAGCGGGCGGCCTTCGGGCAGATGGAGGGCCAGCCGGGCGCCGCCGCGGCGGTGCTGGACAACATCGGCCGGGGCTGGTCGACGACGCCCGCGGTGGCGATGAACCGCAGCCAGGACGTGGTCCACCGGGCCGTCGGCAAGGCCGGCATCGTGCTGGTCGCCGAGGGCAACCCGAACCGGGTGAAGAGCCTGCTGGCCGCGGAGAAGAAGAAGATGAACCGCATCGTCGCGGACGTGCCGGTGCACGATCTGATCGTCGGTGTCGGTGAGGGCCAGGTCGAGCTGAAGAAGCTGCGGACCACCATGCTGAAGCTGCCCCGCGTGCTGACCGGTCCCCAGGTGACCGCCACCAACGACCGGCTGAAGGCCATGGGCGACCTCATGAGCAACATGCCGTTGCCGAAGGGCCCGATGCCCAAGGGCATGAAGCTGCCGAAGGGCGGCCCGAAGGCCCGCTGA
- a CDS encoding RDD family protein — protein MDKRQAIGSWLSGPRAAAEDAGVDFGYRGQQLGLPEDGPGSIARPGRRLGALAVDWGICLLIAYGLITDGYGQATGNWALLLFFLMSVLTVGTVGFTPGKRLFGLRVVTLETGTVNPLRALLRSALLCVAIPALIWDRDGRGLHDRLARTVEVRI, from the coding sequence GTGGACAAGAGGCAAGCAATCGGATCCTGGCTCTCGGGCCCCCGCGCGGCCGCTGAGGACGCGGGTGTCGACTTCGGATACCGGGGTCAGCAACTCGGCCTTCCGGAGGACGGGCCGGGCTCCATCGCCCGGCCGGGACGACGGCTCGGAGCGCTGGCCGTCGACTGGGGTATCTGCCTCTTGATCGCATACGGTCTCATCACCGACGGCTACGGCCAGGCGACCGGCAACTGGGCCCTGCTCCTGTTCTTCCTGATGAGCGTCCTGACCGTCGGCACCGTCGGCTTCACTCCGGGTAAGCGCCTCTTCGGCCTCCGCGTGGTCACCCTGGAGACCGGCACGGTCAACCCGCTGCGTGCCCTGCTCCGCTCGGCCCTGCTGTGTGTCGCCATCCCGGCCCTGATCTGGGACCGCGACGGCCGGGGCCTGCACGACCGGCTGGCGCGGACCGTGGAAGTGCGCATCTAG